From Candidatus Hydrogenedentota bacterium, one genomic window encodes:
- a CDS encoding rRNA pseudouridine synthase: MPRLQKYLAECGIASRRAAEKLIAAGRVTVNGAAAVIAQDVDPAQDAVSVDGRPVRPNDKIYIVLNKPEGTVTTAKDTHDRPTVLDCVTGVRARVFPVGRLDMDVEGVLLLTNDGELAFRLTHPRFEVEKVYLAWVYGCVTPQTALSLEKGVRLDDGISAPARAVILSSGQETTLLRLHLHEGRKREVKRMCAAAGHPVKTLHRVAFGNIQDKGLRPGEWRYLNEHEIEGLRQLVKL, translated from the coding sequence ATGCCGCGTCTGCAGAAATACCTCGCCGAATGCGGCATCGCGTCGCGCCGCGCCGCGGAGAAACTCATTGCAGCCGGACGCGTGACCGTCAACGGCGCCGCCGCGGTCATCGCGCAGGACGTGGACCCCGCACAGGATGCCGTGAGCGTCGATGGCCGGCCCGTGCGCCCGAACGACAAGATCTACATCGTGCTGAACAAGCCCGAAGGCACGGTGACGACCGCGAAAGACACGCACGACCGGCCAACGGTGCTCGATTGCGTTACGGGTGTGCGCGCGCGGGTATTTCCCGTGGGCCGCCTCGACATGGACGTCGAGGGCGTGCTCCTGCTGACCAACGACGGCGAACTCGCGTTCCGGCTGACCCACCCCCGCTTCGAAGTCGAGAAGGTGTATCTGGCGTGGGTGTACGGGTGCGTGACGCCGCAGACCGCCTTGTCGCTCGAGAAAGGCGTGCGCCTCGACGACGGTATCTCCGCACCTGCGCGGGCCGTCATCCTCAGTTCCGGCCAGGAGACCACGCTGCTGCGCCTGCATCTGCACGAAGGGCGCAAACGCGAAGTCAAGCGCATGTGCGCCGCCGCGGGCCACCCGGTGAAGACGCTGCATCGGGTCGCCTTCGGCAATATCCAGGACAAGGGGTTGCGCCCCGGCGAGTGGCGCTATCTGAACGAACACGAGATCGAGGGGCTGCGCCAGCTCGTAAAGCTGTAG
- a CDS encoding cytochrome C — MSKRVVATTLVAVSLVVAIGSYVSVTRADKFTQEDLDRWQGEFMSVVNTGRELWTSGTLGANGVACAQCHPNAANTHPETYPKFQQQLGKVAGIRDMINWCLQHPLEGKALDVNDAKMIALEAYVTYERRGVPLDPGKH, encoded by the coding sequence ATGAGCAAACGAGTTGTCGCCACGACGCTGGTCGCGGTATCGCTGGTCGTAGCCATCGGAAGCTACGTATCCGTTACGCGCGCGGATAAATTCACGCAGGAAGACCTGGACCGCTGGCAGGGCGAATTCATGTCCGTCGTGAATACGGGCCGCGAACTCTGGACCAGCGGGACACTGGGCGCCAATGGCGTCGCCTGCGCCCAGTGCCACCCGAATGCGGCGAACACACACCCGGAGACCTACCCCAAGTTCCAGCAGCAGCTGGGCAAGGTCGCCGGCATTCGCGACATGATCAACTGGTGCCTGCAACACCCGCTGGAAGGGAAAGCGCTGGATGTGAATGATGCGAAGATGATTGCGCTGGAAGCGTACGTTACTTACGAGCGCCGGGGCGTGCCTTTGGACCCCGGCAAGCACTGA
- the scpB gene encoding SMC-Scp complex subunit ScpB, producing MPEDIQDTAEELEPVESLGREESRQTVYAMLFSSDRPLSVGRLAEALGDTDPDIVANLLEELREEINSREDLPYTLNEIAGGYQLISKPPYGPYIRRLFQIRKSKRLSRVLLETLAVIVYKQPVTRAEVEAIRGVSVAHAFDQLLERRLIKVAGIAELPGRPKLYRTTDEFLVHFGLKNLRELPSLEELQEMA from the coding sequence ATGCCGGAAGATATTCAGGATACAGCAGAAGAACTTGAACCGGTCGAATCGCTCGGGCGCGAAGAGTCCCGCCAGACGGTCTACGCCATGCTCTTCTCGAGCGACCGGCCGCTCAGCGTGGGCCGTCTCGCCGAGGCGCTCGGCGACACGGACCCGGATATCGTCGCCAATCTCCTCGAAGAACTGCGCGAGGAAATCAACAGCCGTGAGGACTTGCCCTACACGCTGAATGAGATCGCGGGCGGCTACCAGCTCATCAGCAAGCCGCCTTACGGCCCGTATATCCGCCGCTTGTTCCAAATTCGCAAGAGCAAGCGCCTGTCGCGTGTGCTCCTCGAAACGCTGGCCGTCATCGTCTACAAGCAGCCGGTGACCCGCGCCGAGGTGGAGGCTATCCGCGGCGTGAGCGTGGCGCACGCATTCGATCAACTGCTCGAACGCCGGCTCATCAAGGTCGCCGGTATCGCCGAATTGCCCGGCCGGCCCAAGCTGTACCGCACGACAGACGAGTTCCTCGTCCATTTCGGCTTGAAGAACCTCCGGGAACTCCCGTCGCTCGAAGAACTGCAGGAAATGGCCTGA
- the aroF gene encoding 3-deoxy-7-phosphoheptulonate synthase, giving the protein MIIVMASRNKEDVDHVVSKVEELGYRAHIIVGVERTVIAAVGDERGKHRLQTLEALPHVERVVPILKPFKLAGREVRHEDSIIHIGPVKIGGGHFCVFAGPCAVESREQILETAKAVKEAGAHVLRGGAYKPRTSPYSFQGLEEKGLVLLEEAGRMNGMPVVTEVMTIEQLAAVEERADAIQIGARNMQNYGLLKAVGKSKKPVFLKRGIAATINELLMSAEYIVSEGNPNVVLCERGIRTFETETRNTLDIQAVPVLKRYTHLPVVIDPSHAAGHWDLVPPMAKAAVAAGADGLMIEVHPRPEDAVSDGEQSLKPDRFAELMRELKALIELVGKTI; this is encoded by the coding sequence ATGATCATCGTGATGGCGTCCCGCAACAAAGAGGACGTCGACCATGTAGTCAGCAAGGTCGAGGAACTCGGCTACAGGGCTCATATTATCGTGGGCGTCGAGCGCACGGTGATTGCCGCGGTCGGCGACGAGCGGGGCAAGCACCGGCTCCAGACGCTGGAAGCGTTGCCGCACGTCGAGCGCGTGGTGCCGATCCTCAAGCCGTTCAAACTCGCGGGCCGCGAGGTCCGGCATGAGGACTCAATCATTCACATCGGTCCGGTGAAGATCGGCGGCGGTCATTTCTGCGTGTTTGCGGGTCCCTGCGCGGTCGAGTCGCGGGAACAGATCCTGGAGACGGCGAAAGCGGTCAAGGAAGCGGGCGCGCATGTATTGCGCGGCGGCGCGTACAAGCCGCGCACATCGCCCTACAGCTTCCAGGGACTCGAGGAAAAAGGCCTGGTGTTGCTGGAAGAAGCGGGCAGGATGAACGGGATGCCGGTGGTCACGGAGGTAATGACAATCGAGCAGTTGGCGGCCGTGGAAGAACGCGCGGACGCGATCCAAATCGGCGCGCGCAACATGCAGAACTACGGGCTCCTGAAGGCGGTGGGCAAGTCGAAGAAGCCCGTGTTCCTGAAGCGCGGCATCGCGGCGACGATCAACGAACTGCTCATGTCCGCGGAATACATCGTGTCGGAAGGGAACCCGAACGTGGTCCTGTGTGAACGTGGTATTCGCACGTTCGAGACGGAAACACGGAACACGCTGGACATCCAGGCGGTGCCCGTATTGAAGCGGTACACGCACCTGCCGGTGGTCATCGACCCGAGCCATGCGGCGGGACACTGGGACCTCGTGCCGCCCATGGCGAAGGCGGCGGTGGCCGCAGGCGCGGACGGCCTCATGATTGAAGTGCACCCGAGGCCGGAAGACGCCGTGTCGGACGGGGAACAGTCGCTGAAGCCGGACCGTTTCGCGGAACTGATGCGCGAACTCAAGGCATTAATCGAGCTCGTCGGGAAGACGATCTAA